In the Terriglobus sp. RCC_193 genome, GGCCTTATGGAACGGCCATTGGGTCAAGCTCATTCACTGGGACGTTGGGAACTTCGACAAGCGGACAGGCAACGGCGAGCGTGAGTGTTCCTGCGACGAATGCGGGTACGTTTAACTTCCAGGCGAATTGCACTGCGGACGCGAGTTTTTCCTGCCACTCACCGATCACCTTTTCCGTGACCGTGGGCAAGGGCGCACCTGCGATGAAGTTGACGCAGACCGGAACATCAACCGCTGCGGCGCTGACAGCAACGGTGACTGCGCCAACGACAGCGGGAACTGGAACGGTTGCTCCGACGGGAACAGTGCAGTTTCTGGATAACGGAACGGCCATCGGAAACGGCACGCTGAACAGCTCTGGTGTGGCGACTTATTCCGGCGCACTGGGTAGCGGAGCGACCCATGCAGTGACCGCGACATACGGCGGTGATGGAAATTACAACACAGCAACCGCCACCGCGAACGCCACCACGAAGGTGACACCGAGCGTGGTGCTTGCAGTCGTAACGGCGGGTACGAGTCTGTCCGCGACAGTGACGCCTCCTTCGGGAACATCCACTATTCCCACGGGGACGGTGCAGTTTCTGAATGGCAGCACGGCGCTGGGCACTGCAACGCTGAATAGCTCCGGCGTGGCGACGTATACCGGCGGTTATACCTCCGGAGTCGGGTACATTCTGACCGCTGTTTACGCCGGTGATACGAATTTCAATACTGCAACTTCCAATGCGATTGATACAAGCAAGATCACGCCGACCGTGACGCTGACGAAGACTGCATCGTCACCGACGGACGCAACGGTCGGATTGGCCGTAGCAGTAACAAGCACCTCTTCCACGATCGCCACAGGATCGGTCGCATTCATGGACGGCACCACGAAGATTGGCACAGGCACGTTGAATACAAGCGGCACTGCCACGTTCTCTGGTTCGCTGGCGGCGAGTGTATCGACATCTGCCCAGGTGCGGCCGTTTGTCACGTCCACTGTGACGCATACGCTGACTGCAGTGTATGGCGGCGATACGAATTTCAATGCAGCGACTTCGAATGCAGTGACGGCAGATGCAACGACGACGCTGATTTCGACGACGACTGCGCTGACTTCCTCGTCTGGATATACCGGGCCGTATGGCACCAGCTTTACGCTGAACGTGGTGGTGACACCGGCGAGTTATGCTGCGTCTGGTGTATCGCCAAGTGGCACAGTTACGCTCAGCGACGCCAGCGGTGTCGTGGGTACCGGAACGCTGAGCGGTGGCTCTGCGAGCATTGTGATCAGCACGCTGGCCGTGGGCAGCCATGCGCTGACAGCAACCTATGGCGGCGATACGAACTATGCAGCATCGACAAGCTCGCCTGCGGTTACGATCACGATCACGCCTGTGACAGCGACGATTACAGCGACGATCTCGCCGACAGGATCGGTGCCTTACGGATATAACGCCAACATCAATATCAGCGCGACAGCATCGAGCGGTAGTGCTGCCCCGGCTGGTACTGTGACTGCGACGATCAGCGGAAACAACGGTACTTATACGGGGACGCTTGCTGCCACAGGTGCCGGTGCAACGACTTCGACGGCGAGTATCTCTTTCCCTGTGCCGCCGCCGGGCAAATACACCATTACGATTACCTGCAATACAAACATCACCTGCAATACGGCGACGGTGAGCCTGACCACAATACCGGGACACACCAAGACGACGATTACGGGTGTACCTTCTTCACCGCAGGCCGGCGTGCCGGTGAGTATCTCTGCCACGGTGGCTAACTCCGGCACTGGTACGGGCACGTATACCTATAGCGGCACGGTCAGCTTCTACGCGGGAAACAAGTATCTGGGCAAGGGCGCCGTGGCGAACGGAGTTGCTACGGCATCGGTTACGTTCACTTCCGCTACCGCGACCAGCGTGACTGCGGTGTACAGCGGCGATACGAACTGGAATGGAAGCACTTCCGACGCGATCACCGTGGTGCCGCTGCCGCTGGATGCTGTGGTGTCCGTGACGCCGAGTACGACCAATGGCATCGTGGGGCAGAACATTACGCTGACTGCTACCGTCGCCTCTGGAGTATCGACTGCAACGTTGGTGCCTTCCGGCACAGTGATTTTTTATGACACGTACAACGGCGTCGTGGTGAATCTGGGAAGCGCCGCGCTGCTGTCCAACGGCTTGAACGCGGCTTATGCGTCTCTGTCCACAACGGGGTTGCGGGCTGGCTCGCACAGCATCGTTGCCATCTACTCCGGCGATACTGCATTCAACAAAGGAACCACCGCGGCCACAGTCGTAAACATGGGTGATTTCGCGTTGTCTTTCTTGCCTTCGACAACAACGGTTTCGCAAGGTGGCTCGGCGCAGATAAGCGTGATTGTCTCGGGAGTGAATAGTTTCAGCGGGACCATTGCGCTGGGATGCACGCCACCGGCCGGTACGGAAACCACGTGTTCCATCGCGCCTGCGAGCGTTGCCACGGGGTCGTCTGCGGTAATGACGATCAACACAACCAAGGCGACGACGTCTACGAAGAGTGCCAGCCGTATTGCGTTTGGCGCTTCTGCTGCGGGCGTGTTTGCTCTGTTGCTTGCGGGCGGACGCAGGCGGCGTGTAGCTGCGCTGCTGGTGCTTCTGTTAGCCGTTGGATTGCTGAGCGGTGGATGTGGGGAAAACTCCGCCTCAAACTCAAACAATGGAGATGGCGGGACGGCGAACTCAGGTACGCCATTGGGAACGCTGACCTTCCAGGTGGTGGGAGCCGCCATCGATGCGCCAGTGGCCGCACGCCATACCGCAGCCGTGTCTGTCACGGTGCAGTAGGGCGTGGCCTTTCGGACGATGCTTTAACGCGTCAGAAGAGCAACGCCTGCGGCCACGAAGATAGCAGCAAGCCAGCGACGGCGATCTACGTTTTCCTTCAGGTAGAACTTTGCGGCAACCGCTGTCGCGATGAAGGTAAGGGAATTGGTTGCTGGCGCGACCAGACTCAGGTCTGCTCCTGACAGTGCAAATAGCAGCGAAAAAAAACTGATCGCCATGCAGGCAATGCCAGCGATCAGGTAGGGCGAGGTAACGACGGCTTTGATCGCGCCGGCGAGGCCGGATTTTGCGCGGATCTCATCCAGATCGCCAACGCGTGTCATGGCGGCGGAGATCAGCGTTTCACCGACCGTGGCTCCGGCGACCATGAGGACGATTGTGATCACGGTGTCGGCAGAGAGATGCGTCATGCGCCTTCGCCTCCCGTTAACGCGATCGTGTGCTTATGCTCCGTTTTCGATGGGCCATTGGCGACAAAGCCCACGCCGATGACGATGCAGGCAATGCCCGCCCAGCGCATGGGAGTGATGGCCTCGTGCAGCCAGAGGCAGCCGATCAGTGCAGTGACCACGTTGCCGAACGCAGTAGCAGGCTGCACGAAGGTGAGATCGGCCCATGACAGCGCTGTCATGTAACTGCCCATGAAGCTGATGAGCACGACAATGCCTGCGATAACCCAAGGGTTCAGAAGGGCGTCCAGCAGGAGTCCAAGATGGCTGAAGGAGACTGGGCCTACTTCACGCATGCCACGGCTCAACAAAGCATCGCCGACGGATGCGCCCAGCATGATGAAGACGAGCATGAGGTACTGCGAAAACTTTAGGCGGTGCTTCACGAATGATCCTGAAAGGTAATGCAACGAAGGGACCTGCGATAAGCAGATCCCTTCGTGTTGATGCCGAGGATGACGCTTACGCGTTCATGCTGACGGATTCCTGCTGCTTCAGTGCGTTTTCTTCCTTCTTGGCGCGAGCAGCTTTGTTGCGCTGGCTGCGGAGCTTCATGAAGCTCTTTGCCTCAACGTACAGGCGGGGAACGTCGCGGTTCACGATTGCCTTCCACACCACGCGGAACGCGGCCTTCGGGCGGAAGTAGTATTCGTCGTAGAACTTGTGCACCATCTCCATGACGTACTCCGTAGGCAGACCGGGGTACTCGATGTGCGCCATCTGGTGACCGCCACCGTCGTTCATATTCTCGTTGGTAATGTAGCCATGCTTCTCGGCAAACTCATAGAACTCTGTACCGGGATAGGCGTGGGCCACGGAGACCTGAATGGTTTCGCAGTCGAGCGACTTGGCGAAGTCGATGGTGTTGCGGATGGATTCCTTCGTCTCGCCTGGCAGACCAAGGATGAAGTCAGCGTGAATGATCAGGCCGAGATCATGGCAGTCCTTCACGAACTCGCGAGCGCGTTCGACGGTGGAACCCTTCTTGATGTTCTTCAGGATCTGCGGATCGCCGGACTCAAAGCCCACGATCAGCAGGCGGCAGCCCGCTTCCTTCATGGCCTTCAGCGTGTCGCGGTGTGTGGTGGTACGGCTGGTGCAGGACCACGTGATGCCAAGCGGCTTCAGCTTTGCGCAGAGCTCGATGGTGCGTTCCTTCTGGATGTTGAAGGTGTCGTCATCAAAGAAGAACTCCTTCACATGCGGGAAGTTTTCCTTGGCCCACTTCAACTCTGCAGCCACATCGTCCGTGGAACGCTTGCGCCATGCGTGGCCCGAAAGCGTCTGCGGCCAGAGGCAGAAGGTGCACTGAGCCGGGCAACCGCGTGTGGAGTACAGCGAGATGTAGGGGTGCAGCAGGAACGGCACGTTGTAACGCGTCACATCCATGTCGCGCTTATAGATCTTGGTGGCCCAGGGCATTGCGTCCAGGTCTTCCACCTGCGGACGGTCCGGGTTGTGCTGGATCACGCCGTTCTCATCCTTGTAGGAGAGACCGAGAATCTCGTGGATCGGTTTGCCCTGTGCGTATTCGACAATGGTGTAGTCGAATTCGCGGCGGCAGATAAAGTCGATGGCGCTGCACTCGTTCAGAGCGCGCTCGGGATCCGTGGTGACTGGCGGTCCTACGAAGGCAATCTTGATCGTCGGGTTGGCCTTCTTGATGGCCTGTGCCAGCGCGTGATCGCCTGCCCAGCCCACGGTAGAGGTGAAGAGAACCAGGAACTCATAGCCCTTGGCGATCTCGATGGTCTCATCCGCGGAGATGTGGTGCGGTGGGGCATCGAGCAGGCGCGAGCCTTCGAGCATACCGGCGGGATACGCGAGCCACACGGGATACCAGTAGGACTCAATCTCGCGGGTCGCGGGCCAACGAGAGCTGGCGCCGCCGTCGAAGTTTTCGAAGGAGGGCGGGTTCAGAAGCAGTGTCTTCAATACCATGGCAATAGCCCGATTTTACCATTTCTTCACCCCTGGCGCTGTTTTCCGGAGAAAGGGAACCCGGAGGTGTTCCAGGGGTGAGAAGTTTAAGAGATTGTCAGCGACCTGGCGCCTGGGGAAGCGGTGTCGTGGAAGCGCCCGATGGCTGTGTCCCAGAAACGTCAGGAGTCTTGTTTCCCGCTGCCGGAGGAATTGACGGTGTGAGTGTGCTCGTTCCGCCGACTGCACCCAAAATCCAGTCTCCAAGGGTGTTTGTCTGGCGCATCACATTCACCTGCGTCTGACGGAGCTGTAGGTCGGCAGAGAGTACGTCGAGGTATTTCTGGCGCTCCTGAAGCTGCGCGTTCAACTGGTCTTTCGGTGTAACCTGAGGTCCCTGACTGTTACCACCCTGCTGA is a window encoding:
- a CDS encoding Ig-like domain repeat protein → MPAGFRVLLRVALLMMLPCVAIAQDGRTALPQVQSASLGTDAGEVAASQKVPSIAITLKRTVAQQADLDAFFADVKTKGNSQYHQWLTPDAFAKRFAPSSDGVAQVMTWLQSQGLQVNSVAASGMRLNVSGTAQQTEAAFAVSLHRMALASGDAVSVTGTPSIPNALAGIVESVSGLETTAISTDSVAALADSVDANTSAVLTADLTKTSASAEELTAVLEQAAAQGQTVVLSGSSSLLVPERALLVVKSAAVATDDAEEETPRPDWQTAQGLPANGLRATPDAAVTDVAALAAGLASVTTTSGRQGEIAARFYQVAPEPGVFTHADPSVADGTWTAADGLGTVDVAKLVKALAVGSTNPLSSVIVLSSRDLTHGQTITLTATITGGSGTPTGTVTFASSQGGTLGSVAMTNGVATYSTNSLAGGLYGFYGTYSGDSTYAGSTTNVDTATIQPEAAKVVAGVNGTPLVGTTMSISVAVSSTSGIGTPSGTVTVWPYGTAIGSSSFTGTLGTSTSGQATASVSVPATNAGTFNFQANCTADASFSCHSPITFSVTVGKGAPAMKLTQTGTSTAAALTATVTAPTTAGTGTVAPTGTVQFLDNGTAIGNGTLNSSGVATYSGALGSGATHAVTATYGGDGNYNTATATANATTKVTPSVVLAVVTAGTSLSATVTPPSGTSTIPTGTVQFLNGSTALGTATLNSSGVATYTGGYTSGVGYILTAVYAGDTNFNTATSNAIDTSKITPTVTLTKTASSPTDATVGLAVAVTSTSSTIATGSVAFMDGTTKIGTGTLNTSGTATFSGSLAASVSTSAQVRPFVTSTVTHTLTAVYGGDTNFNAATSNAVTADATTTLISTTTALTSSSGYTGPYGTSFTLNVVVTPASYAASGVSPSGTVTLSDASGVVGTGTLSGGSASIVISTLAVGSHALTATYGGDTNYAASTSSPAVTITITPVTATITATISPTGSVPYGYNANINISATASSGSAAPAGTVTATISGNNGTYTGTLAATGAGATTSTASISFPVPPPGKYTITITCNTNITCNTATVSLTTIPGHTKTTITGVPSSPQAGVPVSISATVANSGTGTGTYTYSGTVSFYAGNKYLGKGAVANGVATASVTFTSATATSVTAVYSGDTNWNGSTSDAITVVPLPLDAVVSVTPSTTNGIVGQNITLTATVASGVSTATLVPSGTVIFYDTYNGVVVNLGSAALLSNGLNAAYASLSTTGLRAGSHSIVAIYSGDTAFNKGTTAATVVNMGDFALSFLPSTTTVSQGGSAQISVIVSGVNSFSGTIALGCTPPAGTETTCSIAPASVATGSSAVMTINTTKATTSTKSASRIAFGASAAGVFALLLAGGRRRRVAALLVLLLAVGLLSGGCGENSASNSNNGDGGTANSGTPLGTLTFQVVGAAIDAPVAARHTAAVSVTVQ
- a CDS encoding EamA family transporter encodes the protein MTHLSADTVITIVLMVAGATVGETLISAAMTRVGDLDEIRAKSGLAGAIKAVVTSPYLIAGIACMAISFFSLLFALSGADLSLVAPATNSLTFIATAVAAKFYLKENVDRRRWLAAIFVAAGVALLTR
- the hpnJ gene encoding hopanoid biosynthesis associated radical SAM protein HpnJ; the protein is MVLKTLLLNPPSFENFDGGASSRWPATREIESYWYPVWLAYPAGMLEGSRLLDAPPHHISADETIEIAKGYEFLVLFTSTVGWAGDHALAQAIKKANPTIKIAFVGPPVTTDPERALNECSAIDFICRREFDYTIVEYAQGKPIHEILGLSYKDENGVIQHNPDRPQVEDLDAMPWATKIYKRDMDVTRYNVPFLLHPYISLYSTRGCPAQCTFCLWPQTLSGHAWRKRSTDDVAAELKWAKENFPHVKEFFFDDDTFNIQKERTIELCAKLKPLGITWSCTSRTTTHRDTLKAMKEAGCRLLIVGFESGDPQILKNIKKGSTVERAREFVKDCHDLGLIIHADFILGLPGETKESIRNTIDFAKSLDCETIQVSVAHAYPGTEFYEFAEKHGYITNENMNDGGGHQMAHIEYPGLPTEYVMEMVHKFYDEYYFRPKAAFRVVWKAIVNRDVPRLYVEAKSFMKLRSQRNKAARAKKEENALKQQESVSMNA
- a CDS encoding EamA family transporter codes for the protein MKHRLKFSQYLMLVFIMLGASVGDALLSRGMREVGPVSFSHLGLLLDALLNPWVIAGIVVLISFMGSYMTALSWADLTFVQPATAFGNVVTALIGCLWLHEAITPMRWAGIACIVIGVGFVANGPSKTEHKHTIALTGGEGA